In Mycobacterium sp. Aquia_216, a genomic segment contains:
- a CDS encoding DUF2334 domain-containing protein produces MSGKLIVSVSGIGERTLDDVEAFCAQMDSRKVPVSLLVAPRLSGDYRLDHDPRTVEWLTARRAGGDAIVLHGYDDAATKKRRGEFAILRAHEANLRLMAADRVLEHLGLRTRLFAAPGWTVSPGVVKALPGNGFRLLADLHGITDLVRHTTVRSRVLGIGEGFLTEPWWCRMVVLSSERIARRGGIVRVAVAARQLRKPGPLQTMLDAVDLASMHGCTPTVYRWRPDRAILDAA; encoded by the coding sequence GTGTCTGGAAAACTGATCGTCTCCGTCTCAGGGATAGGCGAGCGCACCCTGGACGACGTCGAGGCGTTCTGCGCGCAAATGGATTCCCGCAAGGTGCCGGTTTCGTTGCTGGTGGCTCCGCGTCTGTCCGGCGACTACCGGCTTGACCACGATCCACGCACGGTCGAGTGGCTGACTGCCCGGCGCGCCGGCGGCGACGCCATCGTGCTGCACGGCTACGACGACGCTGCCACCAAGAAGCGGCGTGGCGAGTTCGCCATCCTGCGGGCCCACGAGGCCAACCTTCGGCTGATGGCCGCCGACCGGGTGCTCGAACATCTCGGGCTGCGCACCCGGCTCTTCGCCGCACCGGGTTGGACCGTCTCGCCAGGCGTCGTTAAGGCCTTGCCCGGCAACGGATTTCGACTGCTAGCTGATTTGCACGGGATTACCGACCTGGTCCGTCACACCACCGTTCGCAGCCGGGTACTCGGCATCGGCGAGGGATTCCTTACCGAACCGTGGTGGTGCCGCATGGTGGTGCTGTCCTCCGAACGGATCGCTCGTCGCGGTGGGATCGTGCGGGTGGCGGTCGCGGCTCGCCAGTTGCGTAAGCCGGGGCCGTTGCAGACGATGCTGGATGCCGTCGACCTCGCCTCGATGCACGGGTGCACGCCAACGGTCTACCGGTGGCGACCCGACAGAGCCATTCTGGACGCGGCCTGA
- a CDS encoding DHA2 family efflux MFS transporter permease subunit, which yields MLSNAMEKARSAAGDAPLPSTAAGLSSAEERVYPDKLDAPLLRISGVCLLATIMAILDVTVVTVAQRTFISEFGSTQAIVAWTMTGYTLGLATVIPLTGWAADRFGTKRLFMGSVVAFVLGSLLCALASTILQLIVFRVVQGISGGMLMPLGFMIMTREAGPGRLGRLMSILSIPMLLAPIAGPILGGWLIDTSSWKWIFLINLPIGLVTFVLAGIVFPRDHPARSETFDVVGGLLLSPGLATFLFAVSSIPRCGTIADRRVLIPAAVGLALIAAFVVHALRRADHPLIDLHLFQNPVLTRANVTMLLFAGAFFGAGLLLPSYFQQVLHQTPMQAGVHLIPQGLGAMLTMRLAGPLVDRQGPGKFVLGGIALIIAGLGTFAFGVARHAEYLPTLLIALAVMGLGMGCTMMPLSVASVQALAPHQIARGTTLMSVSHQVGGSMGTALMAMILTDQFDRSQDIAAANKLAALQQQAAISGVPVDPSQIPHQSLAPDFSANLLHDLSHAYTSVFVVAAVLVAFTIIPASFLPKRPASQTAAE from the coding sequence ATGCTAAGCAACGCCATGGAGAAGGCCCGTTCCGCAGCGGGCGACGCCCCGCTGCCCAGCACCGCCGCCGGGCTGTCGAGTGCCGAGGAACGTGTTTACCCCGACAAACTGGATGCCCCGCTGTTGCGGATTTCCGGCGTGTGTCTGCTGGCCACGATCATGGCGATCCTGGATGTCACCGTCGTCACGGTCGCGCAACGCACCTTCATCTCCGAATTCGGGTCCACCCAGGCCATCGTCGCGTGGACAATGACCGGCTACACCCTCGGATTAGCGACCGTGATCCCCCTGACCGGTTGGGCAGCCGACCGGTTCGGCACCAAACGGCTCTTCATGGGCTCGGTAGTGGCGTTCGTACTGGGTTCGTTGCTATGCGCGTTGGCGTCAACGATCTTGCAGCTCATCGTATTTCGCGTAGTGCAGGGCATCAGCGGCGGCATGTTGATGCCGCTGGGATTCATGATCATGACGCGCGAAGCGGGCCCCGGACGCCTCGGTCGGCTGATGTCTATTCTGAGCATCCCGATGCTGCTTGCCCCGATCGCCGGGCCAATCCTGGGCGGTTGGCTGATCGACACATCCAGTTGGAAGTGGATCTTCCTGATCAACTTGCCGATCGGGTTGGTCACCTTCGTCCTCGCGGGGATCGTGTTCCCGCGAGATCACCCCGCGCGGTCGGAAACGTTCGACGTGGTTGGCGGGCTGCTGCTCTCGCCCGGGTTGGCGACGTTTTTGTTCGCGGTGTCCTCGATCCCGCGTTGCGGAACGATCGCCGATCGTCGCGTCTTGATACCCGCGGCCGTCGGCCTGGCCTTGATCGCGGCGTTCGTCGTGCACGCGTTGCGCCGCGCCGATCACCCGCTCATCGACCTGCATTTGTTTCAGAACCCGGTTCTCACCCGGGCCAATGTGACGATGCTGCTGTTCGCCGGCGCCTTCTTCGGCGCCGGCCTGCTGCTGCCCAGTTATTTCCAGCAGGTGCTGCACCAGACGCCGATGCAAGCCGGGGTGCACCTGATCCCGCAGGGACTCGGCGCCATGCTCACCATGCGACTGGCGGGTCCGCTCGTGGACAGACAGGGACCGGGCAAGTTCGTGCTGGGCGGTATCGCACTGATCATCGCCGGCCTGGGCACGTTCGCGTTCGGTGTCGCCAGGCACGCCGAGTATCTGCCCACGCTGCTGATCGCGCTGGCGGTCATGGGCCTGGGGATGGGCTGCACGATGATGCCGCTCTCGGTGGCATCGGTGCAGGCGTTGGCACCGCACCAGATTGCCCGCGGCACCACGCTGATGAGCGTCAGCCATCAGGTGGGCGGCTCGATGGGAACCGCGCTGATGGCGATGATCCTGACCGACCAATTCGACCGGAGCCAAGACATCGCCGCGGCGAACAAACTTGCCGCGTTACAGCAGCAGGCCGCAATCAGCGGCGTTCCGGTTGATCCGTCACAAATACCACACCAGTCACTCGCCCCCGATTTTTCCGCTAATCTGCTGCACGACCTTTCGCACGCCTATACATCTGTATTCGTGGTCGCAGCGGTATTGGTGGCATTTACGATCATCCCGGCGTCATTTCTGCCGAAAAGACCCGCCAGCCAAACAGCCGCCGAATAA
- a CDS encoding DHA2 family efflux MFS transporter permease subunit encodes MLSDAVEGARPAAPKVAVPLISTRRAAAGDREYPDKVDAKLLRVVFVCGLAAVMAVLDSNVVAVAQGTFVTQFKTTQAVVSWTVAGYMLAFATVIPITGWAADRFGTKRLFIGSVLFFMVGSLLCAISPNIMLLIIFRVIQGIGGGMLMPLSFVILAHEAGPHRVGRLMAIGGIPILLGPIGGPVLGGWLVGSYGWEWIFLINLPIGLISLILAAVTFPKDRPAPAEALDIVSVLLLPPGVTLFLCGVSYIPAAGTISDYRVWAPTLTGLLLVSAFVFHSFRTEHPLIDLRLFQNRVVAQANMALLVFGAPFVGLGLLVPSYFQLVMHKTPMQSGLLLVPVGLGAVITMPLAGIFMDKHGPGKIVMIGLPVMAAGLGIFTYGVATQAPFNPTLLIGLAVMGLGVGCTTTPLSAAVLQALAPHQVARGTTLVTVNQQVSGSIGAALLGVILTQLFNHNETLVAANRLVAAQQEATGQRLPVEASASAWKDLGPDFANSVSLGLSHAYTAVFVVAVALLVLTIVPAAFLPMKRPEPEVDPEPAAAPAD; translated from the coding sequence ATGCTCAGCGACGCCGTGGAAGGAGCGCGCCCCGCAGCTCCCAAAGTCGCGGTCCCCCTCATTTCCACCAGGCGCGCAGCCGCGGGCGATCGTGAGTATCCCGACAAGGTCGACGCCAAGCTGCTGCGCGTCGTCTTCGTGTGCGGGCTGGCCGCCGTGATGGCAGTGCTGGACAGCAACGTCGTCGCGGTCGCCCAGGGCACCTTCGTCACCCAGTTCAAGACCACCCAAGCCGTCGTCTCCTGGACGGTCGCCGGCTACATGCTCGCGTTTGCAACCGTGATCCCGATAACCGGGTGGGCGGCCGACAGGTTCGGTACCAAGCGGCTCTTCATCGGGTCGGTTCTGTTCTTCATGGTGGGCTCGCTACTCTGCGCGATTTCACCAAACATCATGCTGCTCATCATATTTCGGGTGATACAAGGTATCGGCGGCGGAATGTTGATGCCGCTGAGCTTCGTGATCCTGGCGCATGAGGCAGGACCGCATCGGGTTGGCCGACTGATGGCGATCGGGGGAATTCCGATCCTGCTCGGTCCGATCGGTGGGCCAGTCCTGGGCGGCTGGCTGGTGGGCTCCTACGGCTGGGAGTGGATCTTCCTGATCAATCTGCCGATCGGGCTGATCTCGCTCATCCTGGCGGCAGTCACCTTTCCCAAAGACCGCCCCGCCCCGGCGGAAGCCCTCGACATCGTCAGCGTGCTGCTGCTGCCCCCCGGCGTCACGCTTTTCCTCTGCGGGGTGTCGTACATCCCGGCGGCCGGCACGATAAGCGATTACCGCGTGTGGGCACCGACCCTCACCGGGCTGCTGTTGGTCAGCGCATTCGTCTTCCACTCCTTTCGCACCGAACACCCGCTCATCGACCTGCGACTTTTCCAGAATCGCGTGGTAGCCCAGGCCAATATGGCCCTGCTGGTGTTCGGCGCCCCCTTCGTCGGCCTCGGCCTGCTGGTGCCGAGCTATTTCCAACTCGTCATGCACAAGACGCCGATGCAGTCCGGCTTGCTTCTGGTGCCGGTCGGTCTCGGTGCGGTCATCACGATGCCGCTCGCCGGGATATTCATGGACAAACACGGACCCGGCAAGATCGTGATGATCGGCCTGCCGGTGATGGCGGCAGGTCTGGGCATCTTCACCTACGGAGTCGCCACGCAGGCGCCCTTCAACCCGACGCTGTTGATCGGACTTGCGGTCATGGGCCTGGGCGTCGGCTGCACGACGACGCCGCTGTCTGCGGCGGTGCTGCAGGCGCTGGCCCCGCATCAGGTCGCGCGCGGCACCACGCTGGTGACCGTGAACCAGCAGGTGAGTGGATCGATCGGGGCAGCGCTGTTGGGCGTGATCCTGACCCAGTTGTTCAATCACAACGAGACCCTGGTCGCGGCGAACAGGCTGGTCGCAGCGCAGCAGGAGGCCACTGGGCAACGTCTGCCGGTGGAGGCCTCGGCCTCCGCATGGAAAGACCTTGGCCCCGACTTCGCGAACAGCGTGTCGCTCGGCCTGTCACACGCCTACACGGCGGTGTTCGTGGTCGCCGTCGCCTTGCTGGTGCTGACGATCGTCCCGGCAGCATTTCTTCCGATGAAGCGGCCGGAGCCGGAGGTAGATCCGGAGCCCGCCGCCGCGCCGGCTGACTGA
- a CDS encoding TetR/AcrR family transcriptional regulator — translation MGRPNYHHGDLRAVILGEAARLVAERGADQVSLRQLARGAGVSHAAPAHHFVDRRGLFTALAAQGFELLARALKGARGHFADAALAYVRFALEHPGHYQVMFNRSLLDAADTALAAAQAAAGAELARGVATLRDANAQADPEGAQLAAWSLVHGFSTLWLNDAVNAQVKSVDPMLTVTRIATMLFEG, via the coding sequence ATGGGCCGTCCGAACTACCACCACGGTGATCTGCGCGCGGTGATCCTGGGCGAAGCCGCGCGCCTGGTGGCCGAACGCGGCGCGGACCAGGTGTCCTTGCGCCAGCTGGCCCGAGGCGCGGGTGTGTCCCACGCCGCGCCTGCCCACCACTTCGTCGATCGTCGCGGCCTGTTCACCGCACTGGCCGCACAGGGCTTTGAGCTGCTGGCGCGGGCGCTGAAGGGCGCTCGCGGCCACTTCGCCGACGCGGCCCTGGCCTATGTGCGGTTCGCCCTCGAACATCCCGGCCACTATCAGGTGATGTTCAACAGGTCGTTGCTGGACGCTGCGGACACCGCGCTGGCCGCCGCGCAAGCCGCGGCCGGCGCCGAGCTGGCGCGCGGCGTGGCGACGCTGCGCGATGCCAACGCGCAAGCCGACCCCGAGGGCGCGCAGTTGGCGGCATGGTCACTGGTGCATGGGTTTTCGACGCTGTGGCTCAACGACGCGGTCAACGCTCAGGTCAAATCGGTCGACCCGATGCTAACCGTGACGCGGATCGCGACAATGCTTTTCGAGGGGTAA
- a CDS encoding DoxX family protein, translating to MAPLITLLLGTVIARVAGWLGVGYLTSWTEALAIGLAAMFALTGIAHFAPPLRRDLIAIVPPRLPAPGLLVTVTGVLELLGAAGLLLPATRLAAAVCLLVLMLAMFPANVYAARMPDPPKSMTTRLPLRTVTEIAFLAAAVTVAVGSG from the coding sequence ATGGCTCCACTGATCACTCTGCTGTTGGGCACCGTCATCGCCCGGGTCGCCGGCTGGCTCGGCGTCGGCTACCTCACCAGCTGGACCGAGGCGTTGGCCATCGGACTGGCCGCCATGTTCGCCCTGACCGGCATCGCGCACTTCGCGCCGCCGCTGCGTCGCGACCTCATCGCGATCGTCCCGCCCCGGCTGCCCGCGCCGGGCCTGCTCGTCACCGTCACCGGTGTGCTGGAACTCCTGGGCGCCGCGGGGCTGCTACTTCCCGCCACCCGGCTGGCCGCGGCCGTGTGCCTGCTGGTGCTGATGCTGGCCATGTTCCCGGCCAACGTCTACGCGGCGCGGATGCCCGATCCGCCCAAGTCGATGACCACGCGGCTACCCCTGCGGACCGTCACCGAGATCGCTTTCCTGGCCGCCGCCGTAACGGTTGCCGTCGGCAGCGGCTAG
- a CDS encoding S9 family peptidase gives MTDSGTAPVAKRVETTREHHGDVFVDPYEWLREKSNPEVIAYLEAENDYVDRSLAHLEPLRQKIFDEIKARTKETDLSVPTRQGDWWYYSRTFEGKQYRVQCRCPVADPDDWDPPALDENTEIPGEQILLDSNEEADGHDFFALGAALVSLDANLLAYSVDIIGDERYTLRFKDLRTGEKYTDEIADIAGGVTWAADNRTVYYLTLDDAHRPDKVWRYRLGSSEPSELVYHEADERFWVGAGLSRSEAYVFIASGSSITSEVRYADAANPQAEFTVVLPRREGVEYSVEHAVVGGQDRFLILHNDGAVNFTLTEAPVSDPAQQRTLIPHRDDVRLEAVDAFAGHLVISYRRAALPRIQLWPIGSDADYGEPEEIAFDSELMSSGLGANPNWRSPKLRVRAGSLVTPLRVYDIDLGTGERTLLREQPVLGDYRPTDYVERRDWAPAADGTRIPVSIVHRAGLEFPAPTLIYGYGAYEICTDPAFSIARLSLLDRGMVFVIAHVRGGGEMGRLWYEHGKLLEKKNTFTDFVAAAQHLVDSGVTRPRELVALGGSAGGLLMGAVANLAPDLFAGILAQVPFVDPLTTILDPSLPLTVTEWDEWGNPLSDSEVYAYMKSYSPYENVETKTYPAILAMTSLNDTRVYYVEPAKWVAALRHANVDGNPVLLKTEMAAGHGGVSGRYRGWQETAFQYAWLLAAADGNRYGGGQESDLGDGPQG, from the coding sequence ATGACGGACTCCGGTACCGCCCCTGTCGCGAAGCGGGTGGAGACCACGCGCGAGCACCACGGCGATGTGTTCGTCGATCCTTACGAGTGGCTGCGCGAAAAGTCGAATCCCGAAGTCATTGCTTACCTCGAGGCCGAGAACGACTACGTCGACCGGTCGCTCGCCCACCTGGAGCCGCTGCGGCAAAAGATTTTCGACGAGATCAAGGCACGCACCAAGGAAACCGATCTGTCGGTGCCGACCAGGCAGGGTGATTGGTGGTACTACTCACGAACTTTCGAGGGAAAGCAGTATCGCGTCCAGTGTCGTTGCCCGGTCGCAGATCCCGACGACTGGGACCCGCCGGCTCTGGACGAGAACACCGAAATACCGGGCGAGCAGATTCTGCTCGATTCGAATGAAGAGGCCGACGGGCACGACTTCTTTGCCCTGGGCGCCGCCCTGGTCAGCTTGGATGCCAATCTGCTCGCTTACTCCGTCGACATCATCGGCGACGAACGGTACACGCTGCGGTTCAAGGACTTACGCACCGGCGAGAAGTACACCGACGAAATCGCCGACATCGCGGGTGGAGTGACGTGGGCGGCCGACAACCGCACCGTGTACTACCTGACCCTGGACGACGCCCACCGTCCGGACAAGGTATGGCGGTATCGGCTCGGTTCTTCGGAGCCGTCGGAATTGGTGTATCACGAAGCCGACGAACGGTTTTGGGTCGGTGCGGGCCTGAGCAGAAGTGAGGCGTACGTCTTTATCGCCTCGGGCTCGTCCATCACCTCCGAGGTTCGCTACGCCGACGCCGCGAACCCACAAGCCGAGTTCACCGTTGTGCTGCCTCGCCGTGAAGGTGTCGAGTACTCGGTGGAGCACGCGGTGGTCGGGGGACAGGATCGCTTCCTGATCCTGCACAACGACGGCGCGGTGAATTTCACTCTCACCGAAGCGCCGGTCAGCGATCCCGCGCAGCAACGCACCCTGATTCCACACCGCGACGACGTCCGGCTCGAAGCTGTGGACGCATTTGCCGGTCATCTGGTGATCAGCTACCGGCGTGCAGCATTGCCACGAATTCAGTTGTGGCCCATCGGCTCCGACGCTGACTACGGAGAGCCCGAGGAGATCGCCTTCGATTCGGAGTTGATGTCGTCGGGCCTGGGGGCCAACCCGAACTGGCGTTCGCCCAAGCTGCGGGTCAGGGCGGGGTCCCTCGTCACGCCGCTGCGGGTGTACGACATCGACCTGGGCACCGGAGAGCGCACTTTGTTGCGTGAACAACCCGTGCTCGGTGACTATCGTCCAACCGATTACGTCGAGCGGCGCGACTGGGCGCCCGCCGCCGACGGCACCCGAATCCCGGTGTCGATCGTGCATCGGGCCGGCCTCGAATTTCCGGCGCCGACGCTCATCTACGGCTACGGTGCCTACGAGATATGCACGGATCCGGCATTTTCCATTGCGCGGTTATCGTTGCTGGACCGCGGCATGGTGTTCGTCATCGCTCATGTCCGCGGCGGCGGAGAAATGGGCCGGTTGTGGTACGAGCACGGCAAACTACTGGAGAAGAAAAACACCTTTACCGACTTCGTCGCGGCGGCACAGCATTTGGTGGACTCGGGGGTGACGCGCCCGCGAGAGCTCGTGGCGTTGGGCGGCAGCGCAGGCGGGCTGCTGATGGGTGCGGTGGCCAACCTGGCTCCGGATCTGTTCGCGGGAATTCTTGCTCAGGTCCCGTTCGTCGACCCGCTGACCACCATCCTGGATCCCTCGCTGCCGTTGACCGTCACCGAGTGGGACGAATGGGGAAACCCCTTGAGCGACAGCGAAGTCTACGCATACATGAAGTCGTACTCGCCCTACGAGAACGTCGAGACCAAGACGTATCCCGCGATCCTGGCGATGACGTCGTTGAACGACACCAGGGTGTACTACGTGGAGCCGGCCAAGTGGGTGGCCGCACTACGGCACGCTAACGTCGACGGGAACCCGGTGCTGCTCAAGACGGAGATGGCGGCGGGCCACGGCGGCGTCAGTGGTCGCTACCGGGGATGGCAGGAAACCGCATTCCAATATGCCTGGCTGCTAGCCGCTGCCGACGGCAACCGTTACGGCGGCGGCCAGGAAAGCGATCTCGGTGACGGTCCGCAGGGGTAG
- a CDS encoding phosphoribosylaminoimidazolesuccinocarboxamide synthase codes for MRPALTDYQHLASGKVRELYRVDEEHLLLVASDRISAYDFVLDSTIPDKGRILTAMSVFFFGLVDAPNHLAGPPDDPRIPDEVLGRALVVRQLEMVPVECVARGYLTGSGLLDYQATGKVCGITLPPGLVEASKFTQPLFTPATKAALGDHDENIAFSRVIELVGAIRANQLRDRTLQIYVQAADHALTRGIIIADTKFEFGTDRDGNLLLADEIFTPDSSRYWPAEDYRAGVVQTSFDKQFVRNWLTSPESGWDRHGSQPPPPLPADIISATRDRYINAYERISGLSFHDWIGPAA; via the coding sequence ATGCGCCCTGCACTGACCGACTACCAGCATTTGGCCAGCGGCAAGGTCCGTGAGCTGTATCGCGTCGACGAAGAGCACCTGTTGCTGGTCGCCAGCGACCGGATCTCGGCGTACGACTTTGTCTTGGACAGCACGATCCCGGACAAAGGCCGCATCCTGACCGCGATGAGCGTCTTCTTCTTCGGCCTCGTCGATGCCCCCAACCACCTGGCCGGCCCGCCCGATGACCCACGTATCCCCGACGAGGTGCTGGGCCGCGCGTTGGTGGTGCGCCAGCTGGAGATGGTCCCGGTGGAATGTGTGGCCCGCGGATATCTGACCGGCTCGGGGTTGCTGGACTATCAGGCCACCGGCAAGGTCTGCGGCATCACGCTGCCGCCGGGCCTGGTCGAGGCCAGCAAGTTCACCCAGCCGCTGTTCACCCCGGCGACCAAAGCCGCATTGGGAGACCACGACGAGAACATCGCCTTCAGCCGGGTCATCGAGCTGGTGGGAGCGATACGCGCCAACCAGCTGCGCGACCGCACCCTGCAGATCTATGTCCAGGCCGCCGATCATGCCTTGACGAGGGGAATCATCATCGCCGACACCAAGTTCGAATTCGGCACCGACCGCGACGGCAACCTGCTGCTGGCCGACGAAATCTTCACCCCGGACTCCTCGCGGTACTGGCCGGCCGAGGATTACCGCGCCGGGGTGGTTCAGACCAGTTTCGACAAGCAGTTTGTCCGCAATTGGCTCACCAGCCCCGAGTCGGGCTGGGACCGTCACGGCTCGCAACCCCCGCCGCCGCTGCCTGCTGACATCATCAGTGCCACTCGTGACCGTTACATCAATGCCTACGAACGGATTTCCGGCTTGAGTTTCCACGACTGGATCGGCCCGGCGGCATGA
- a CDS encoding cytochrome P450 — MTHAAALPGIDLTDLDNFANGFPHELFAVHRREAPVYWHEPTDNTPDGEGFWSVATYAETLAVLKDPETYSSVTGGTRPFGGTLLQDLAIAGQVLNMMDDPRHSQIRRLVSSGLTPRMIALVEDDLRARTRRLLDDVVPGEPFDFLVDIAAELPMQMICILLGVPESERHWLFEAIEPQFDFGGSRKASLSQLPASERDAAGGSRMYSYGQELIASKRANPTDDMLSVVTNAALDDVDAPALSDLELYLFFSLLFSAGAETTRNAVAGGLLSLAEHPDQLRALRADFGMLPTAVEEMVRWSSPSPSKRRTATRDVVLGGQSIEAGQKVQIWEGSANRDAEVFDRADEFDIGRKPNPHLGFGQGVHYCLGANLARLELRVLYEELLSRFGAVRVVRPVEWTRSNRHTGIRHLVVELHAAQ, encoded by the coding sequence GTGACTCATGCCGCCGCGCTCCCGGGGATCGACTTGACCGATCTGGACAACTTCGCCAACGGTTTTCCGCACGAGTTGTTCGCCGTGCACCGCCGCGAGGCGCCGGTCTATTGGCACGAGCCGACTGATAACACCCCCGACGGGGAGGGCTTTTGGTCTGTCGCTACCTATGCGGAAACCCTTGCGGTGCTCAAGGATCCGGAAACGTACTCATCGGTGACCGGCGGCACACGGCCCTTCGGCGGGACGCTGTTGCAGGACCTGGCCATTGCGGGCCAGGTACTCAACATGATGGACGACCCGAGGCATTCCCAGATTCGGCGACTGGTCAGCTCCGGGCTGACGCCGCGGATGATCGCTCTGGTCGAAGACGACCTGCGGGCGCGGACACGACGGCTGCTGGACGACGTGGTGCCGGGCGAGCCGTTCGACTTCCTCGTCGACATCGCCGCCGAACTGCCGATGCAGATGATCTGCATCTTGCTGGGAGTGCCTGAATCCGAACGACATTGGTTATTCGAGGCCATCGAGCCGCAGTTCGACTTCGGCGGCTCGCGCAAGGCGTCGCTTTCCCAGCTCCCGGCCTCCGAAAGAGACGCTGCGGGCGGCTCGCGGATGTACAGCTACGGCCAGGAGCTGATCGCCTCGAAACGTGCCAACCCGACCGACGACATGTTGTCGGTCGTCACCAACGCCGCCCTCGACGACGTCGACGCGCCGGCCTTGTCGGACCTCGAGCTGTACCTGTTCTTCAGCCTACTGTTCAGTGCCGGCGCGGAGACGACTCGCAACGCCGTTGCGGGCGGCCTGCTGTCGCTGGCCGAGCACCCGGACCAATTACGGGCGCTGCGTGCAGATTTCGGTATGCTGCCGACAGCTGTCGAGGAGATGGTGCGGTGGAGTTCGCCGTCGCCGTCCAAGCGGCGTACCGCCACCCGCGATGTCGTCCTCGGTGGGCAGTCGATCGAAGCCGGCCAGAAGGTGCAGATCTGGGAGGGCTCGGCTAACCGCGATGCCGAAGTGTTCGACCGCGCAGACGAGTTCGACATTGGCCGAAAACCGAATCCGCACTTGGGCTTCGGCCAAGGCGTGCACTACTGCCTGGGAGCCAATCTGGCGCGCCTGGAGCTGCGTGTTCTCTACGAGGAACTGCTGTCTCGCTTCGGCGCCGTACGGGTGGTGCGGCCCGTCGAATGGACGCGAAGCAACCGGCATACCGGCATCCGGCACTTGGTCGTGGAACTACACGCGGCACAGTGA
- the purB gene encoding adenylosuccinate lyase, which produces MSIPNVLAARYASAEMVAIWSPEAKVVAERRLWLAVLRAQTELGVPLPQEAIADYERVLEDVDLASIAERERVLRHDVKARIEEFNALAGHEHVHKGMTSRDLTENVEQLQIRRSLELVFSHGVAVVARLAERAVTYRDLVMAGRSHNVAAQATTLGKRFASAAQETLIALTRLRELMDRYPLRGVKGPMGTSQDMLDLLDGDTAKLTELERRVAEFLGFATVLTSVGQVYPRSLDHDVLSALVQLGAGPASMAHTIRLMAGHELVTEGFAEGQVGSSAMPHKMNTRSCERVNGLQVVLRGYASMAAELAGAQWNEGDVFCSVVRRVALPDSFFAIDGQIETFLTVLDEFGAYPAAIERELDRYLPFLATTKVLIAAVRAGMGREAAHHVIREHAVATALAMRERGAEPDLLDRLAADERLPLDRAALDAALADKKAFTGAAGDQVDEVAAMVDTLVGRYPDAAKYAPGAIL; this is translated from the coding sequence GTGAGCATTCCGAATGTGCTGGCCGCCCGGTACGCCAGCGCCGAGATGGTCGCGATCTGGTCGCCGGAGGCCAAGGTCGTCGCGGAGCGGCGGCTCTGGCTGGCCGTGTTGCGGGCGCAGACGGAACTGGGTGTTCCGCTACCCCAGGAAGCGATCGCCGACTACGAGCGAGTGCTCGAGGACGTCGACTTGGCTTCGATCGCGGAACGCGAACGGGTGCTGCGGCATGACGTCAAGGCGCGGATCGAGGAATTCAACGCCCTGGCCGGACACGAACACGTGCACAAGGGGATGACCAGTCGCGACCTGACCGAGAACGTCGAACAGCTGCAGATCCGACGGTCGCTGGAACTGGTCTTCTCCCATGGTGTCGCGGTGGTCGCGCGGCTTGCCGAGCGGGCGGTGACGTATCGCGACTTGGTGATGGCCGGACGCAGCCACAACGTCGCCGCGCAGGCCACCACGTTGGGCAAGCGGTTCGCCTCCGCGGCCCAGGAGACGCTGATCGCGTTGACCAGGCTGCGCGAGTTGATGGACCGCTACCCACTGCGCGGCGTCAAGGGCCCGATGGGCACCTCGCAGGACATGCTCGACCTGTTGGACGGGGACACGGCCAAGCTGACCGAACTCGAGCGGCGCGTCGCTGAATTTCTCGGTTTCGCAACAGTTTTGACCAGCGTTGGGCAGGTGTATCCGCGTTCGCTGGACCACGACGTGCTCTCCGCGCTGGTGCAACTGGGTGCCGGCCCGGCGTCGATGGCTCACACCATCCGGCTGATGGCGGGGCACGAACTCGTGACGGAAGGGTTCGCGGAGGGCCAGGTTGGTTCCTCGGCGATGCCGCACAAGATGAACACCCGCAGCTGCGAACGGGTCAACGGGCTGCAGGTGGTGCTGCGCGGCTACGCCTCGATGGCCGCCGAGCTGGCTGGCGCGCAGTGGAACGAGGGCGACGTGTTCTGCTCGGTGGTACGCCGGGTTGCTTTGCCGGACAGCTTCTTTGCCATCGACGGTCAGATCGAGACGTTCTTGACTGTGCTCGACGAGTTCGGCGCCTACCCGGCCGCGATCGAGCGGGAGCTGGACCGCTATCTGCCCTTCCTGGCCACCACCAAGGTGTTGATCGCGGCCGTGCGGGCCGGCATGGGTCGCGAGGCTGCGCATCACGTGATCCGCGAACACGCCGTGGCAACGGCGTTGGCGATGCGCGAACGCGGCGCCGAGCCCGACCTGCTGGATCGGTTGGCCGCTGACGAGCGACTGCCGCTGGACCGTGCGGCGCTGGACGCCGCGCTGGCCGACAAGAAGGCATTCACCGGTGCCGCCGGTGATCAGGTCGATGAGGTTGCCGCGATGGTGGACACGCTGGTGGGCCGCTACCCGGACGCGGCCAAATACGCTCCGGGCGCGATCCTGTGA